The Deltaproteobacteria bacterium nucleotide sequence GCGAGCACGGGCAGGCGATGACGAGGATCGTGATCGCCTGCTCGAACCACGGGTTGAACGGCTGGCCCAGAAAGACCGTCGGTATGACGACGAGCAGCGTCGCGATGGCGATGATCGACGGCGTGTAGTAGCCGGCGAAGGTCTCGATGAACTTTTGGGTCTCCGCTTTCGTTTTCGTCGCAGCGAAAGTGGTCTCGATGATCTTGGCGAGCGTTGTGTCTTTGGCGGTTTTCAACACCTTCGCTTCGAGATAGCCCTGCAGGTTGAGCGTCCCGGCGAAGATCTTGTCACCATCGTGCTTGTCCTTCGGCAGCGGCTCGCCGGTGATCGCCGACTCGTCGACGCTAGATGCGCCCGATATCACCTCGGCGTCGAGAGCGATCATGTCGGAGGGTCTCAGGATCAGCGTATCGCCGACGTTGATCTCCTCGATCGGCAGCTCCGTTTCACCGCCCCCGCGCCGCACGCGGGCGGTTTTCGGTGTGCGATCGACCAGGGCCTGCAGAGCCGATTTGCTCGACTGAATGCCGAAACTTTCCAGCCTCTCGCCCAGAGCGAACAGAACCACAACGACCGCGGCCTCCTCGTATTCGCCCAGATAGAAAGCACCGACGACGGCGATCGTCATCAGGAGATTGATGCTGCGAAAGTTCAGCTTCGAAAGGGCCTTGAGTCCGCTCCACAACGTCCGCCATCCAACCGCCAGGATCAGCACCGCGAAAAACGGGAACGCGATGTCGCGCCGCAGCTTGTAGCCGTCCCCCATCAACGACAGGAACTCGAAGACGGCGACGAGGGCTACGCTCGCGATCAGCCATTGAAATTTCCGGTCCTGCCAGAGACCGAGCGTCTCGGGTTTGGTTGTTTTGGTTTCGGTCACGGCTATGAAGTGGGTCGTCCGGTGGATGAATTTCGCAGCTCCTCGTCGACCAGAGCCCTTAAGTCGGCTTCACTGAACCTTCGGAGCTGCCGACCGTTGACGAAAAACGTCGGCGTCTGCCGCACGCCGAGCGCCTGGCCGTCCTTCTTGTCCCGTTCGATCTTCGCACCGTAGCGATTTTCGCGAACGGCGACATTCGCCTTCGCCAGATCGAGACCCAGCTCCTCCGCGTACTTTTGGAACAAAACGTTTATGTTCGGGGGCGGTTGCGAGGCGGCTGCGGGGCCGTGCTTCTGTCCCCACTCGTGCTGTCTTTGGAAGAGAAGTTCCTGGGCCTGCCAATACTTTCCCTGTTCGCCGGCCGCTTCAGTGAACGTCGCGGCGGAAACCGAATTCGGATGGAGCGGCATATAACGAACGACGAGGCGGATCTTGCCTTCGTAATCTTTAAGCAGTTTCTTCACCACGGGGCTGAACGCGGCGCAGGCCTCGCACTCGGGATCCAGAAACTCGACGACCGTGACCGGGGCGTTCGTGGGTCCAAGGGTCGGACTGTCGGGCCGCACCAGGGATTCGGGGGTCACACTTCCCGCATTCGAATTGCCGCTTGTCTTGGTCGCGACCGTTTCGTTCTGCAGCGAGTTTCGATAATAGTTCGAACCCACGACGACACCTACAATGACGAGGGCGACAATAGCCCCTAAGATAATTACTTCTTTTCTCATATCATTTTTCAAAACGCTCCGCCTTATGGAGCCACAAGCACAAGCTCACCGCCGCGAACGCAGTCAAAGCCATCAGCGGAATCGTGATAAATCCGAGCCACTCGATCTGCACCGTCGTGCACGAAATACCCTGTTGGCACGGCGTGAT carries:
- a CDS encoding DsbA family protein, producing MRKEVIILGAIVALVIVGVVVGSNYYRNSLQNETVATKTSGNSNAGSVTPESLVRPDSPTLGPTNAPVTVVEFLDPECEACAAFSPVVKKLLKDYEGKIRLVVRYMPLHPNSVSAATFTEAAGEQGKYWQAQELLFQRQHEWGQKHGPAAASQPPPNINVLFQKYAEELGLDLAKANVAVRENRYGAKIERDKKDGQALGVRQTPTFFVNGRQLRRFSEADLRALVDEELRNSSTGRPTS